One Brassica napus cultivar Da-Ae chromosome C2, Da-Ae, whole genome shotgun sequence DNA window includes the following coding sequences:
- the LOC106381406 gene encoding uncharacterized protein LOC106381406, with amino-acid sequence MRNEYLKIVHELLLHNPYNGFYPPIKAPSRFNVEVPMFIHKMRRWGLAHAHLDDVLAHIKETLYCYPWMKSEPVTNLLNFAGDVYYIYKGKYFKAFITIYLPESYPNDPPQAWVVCEDGTTAIDPVLPMVASVFHIYGIGMARVPRFYNLSCICPLNLLHSHLPSPLMLASIYLLIRGSY; translated from the exons ATGCGAAACGAATATCTGAAGATTGTTCATGAACTTCTTCTACATAACCCATACAATGGATTCTATCCTCCAATCAAAGCTCCCAGCCGATTTAAT GTAGAAGTTCCTATGTTTATTCACAAGATGAGGCGTTGGGGTCTTGCTCATGCCCACTTGGATGATGTCTTGGCACATATCAAGGAAACACTCTATTGTTACCCGTGGATGAAATCCGAACCAGTGACAAATCTGCTCAACTTTGCTGGTGATGTTTACTATATCTACAAGGGAAAATACTTCAAAGCTTTTATCACCATTTATCTCCCAGAGTCTTATCCTAACGATCCTCCTCAAGCGTGGGTAGTCTGCGAAGACGGTACTACGGCAATCGACCCTGTGCTCCCAATGGTAGCGTCAGTATTCCATATCTATGGGATTGGGATGGCAAGAGTTCCACGCTTTTACAATTTATCTTGCATATGTCCGTTGAATTTACTTCACAGCCACCTACCTTCGCCATTGATGTTGGCATCAATTTATCTCCTAATcag AGGGAGTTATTGA